The Rhipicephalus sanguineus isolate Rsan-2018 chromosome 7, BIME_Rsan_1.4, whole genome shotgun sequence genome includes a window with the following:
- the LOC125759303 gene encoding uncharacterized protein LOC125759303, with protein MAPTGILQQQSETVCSVPHPHLADQMLFFMADPAHVLKNIRAQLLRSEIFTLGQETVKEQELPGEIVSVDHIKAVLEFDSDDDLKVANNLSDIHIGSGHFTKMKVNVAVQMFREAPPAITYLVKQGKLKPEAEATAWFLELVSKWYTLMSSRHPVVALSYFNPSIHEDAVKILQLACTTSCRINMGKTAHWKPSQAGLLISTTVVLCLSDELLKKRGYRYLLTGRLIQDCLENIFSVVRLRKPIPSAYDVKCALKMICVSQYLHTPTSSSYNEDDSLHLADFLDPSIKAQVAQESGENEEAEELENVLLYATTAVERDILAYVGGFLLKSILKFIDECKDCKAALVGNDDKYSTLVKLKEYAQGVGKLIQPSRAVMEVLTECEEHFKAFADEDGILALKTPFASILSALRRSVTVPLESCEIHRAQVEKSLLEKYVRTRLKIHLRQKQAQRVNGQSSKTCAAVNLE; from the coding sequence ATGGCGCCTACTGGGATTCTCCAGCAACAATCAGAGACCGTGTGTTCTGTACCACACCCGCACCTTGCAGACCAGATGTTGTTTTTTATGGCTGATCCAGCGCATGTTTTGAAAAACATTCGGGCCCAGCTGCTTCGTTCAGAAATATTTACACTAGGACAAGAAACCGTTAAGGAGCAAGAGCTTCCTGGAGAAATTGTCAGCGTTGATCACATTAAAGCAGTCCTAGAATTTGACTCTGACGATGACCTGAAGGTTGCGAATAATTTGTCTGACATCCACATTGGCAGTGGGCACTTCACTAagatgaaggtgaatgtcgcCGTTCAAATGTTTCGCGAAGCCCCTCCTGCTATCACATACCtggtcaaacaaggaaagctAAAGCCTGAAGCAGAGGCAACAGCTTGGTTCCTTGAATTAGTGAGCAAATGGTACACACTCATGTCATCACGGCACCCAGTGGTTGCTTTGAGCTATTTTAATCCCTCAATACATGAAGATGCAGTTAAAATCCTTCAACTGGCTTGTACAACTTCCTGCCGTATCAACATGGGCAAAACTGCTCACTGGAAACCTTCCCAAGCCGGTCTCTTGATATCAACGACAGTTGTGCTGTGCCTGTCCGACGAACTGCTGAAGAAACGTGGCTACCGGTACCTGCTTACAGGTAGACTGATACAGGACTGTCTTGAAAATATTTTCTCTGTTGTAAGACTCAGGAAGCCCATCCCAAGTGCGTATGATGTGAAGTGTGCTCTAAAGATGATATGTGTCAGCCAATACCTGCACACGCCAACGTCATCTAGCTATAACGAGGATGACAGCTTGCACTTAGCTGACTTCCTGGACCCCAGTATCAAGGCACAAGTTGCGCAAGAAAGTGGGGAGAACGAGGAAGCAGAAGAGCTTGAAAACGTTCTTCTGTATGCAACCACTGCAGTAGAACGTGACATTCTTGCATATGTAGGAGGTTTTCTACTGAAGTCCATCTTGAAATTCATTGACGAGTGCAAGGACTGCAAAGCGGCACTGGTAGGAAATGACGATAAATACAGCACTCTCGTTAAGCTTAAAGAATACGCTCAGGGCGTTGGAAAGCTCATTCAGCCTAGCCGAGCTGTCATGGAAGTGCTCACTGAATGCGAAGAACACTTCAAGGCCTTTGCCGACGAAGACGGAATTTTGGCGCTAAAAACCCCATTCGCGAGCATTTTGAGTGCATTGCGCAGATCAGTAACTGTGCCACTGGAGAGCTGCGAAATCCATCGTGCACAGGTAGAAAAGTCGCTGCTGGAAAAGTATGTTAGGACAAGGCTAAAGATTCATCTTCGGCAAAAACAGGCACAAAGGGTGAATGGTCAGTCAAGTAAGACTTGTGCTGCAGTGAACCTTGAGTAG